Proteins encoded by one window of Yamadazyma tenuis chromosome 2, complete sequence:
- a CDS encoding uncharacterized protein (EggNog:ENOG503PZB0), whose amino-acid sequence MNKIEIITQPEAQSANKDPATGTVDKLQDLIHQNPQPHDSSPDRPLSPSEELSHEASDTSHKDKKNSVQMPNKAKGEKITDHDGFEIPQGKIPLDGHFSTSEIKALVNLAKDEGFLKESVEVQVADHSETVGDKVVIVERANQLDEDENKAKKSD is encoded by the coding sequence ATGAACAAAATCGAAATCATTACCCAGCCAGAAGCACAGAGCGCTAACAAGGACCCAGCGACCGGCACTGTCGACAAGCTCCAGGACCTTATTCACCAGAACCCTCAGCCTCACGACAGTTCTCCCGATAGGCCGTTGTCACCCTCAGAGGAATTGAGCCACGAAGCCAGTGACACGTCTCATAaggacaagaagaactcggTACAGATGCCCAACAAGGCCAAGGGAGAAAAGATTACTGACCATGATGGGTTTGAGATACCCCAGGGAAAAATCCCATTGGACGGGCATTTTTCCACCAGTGAGATCAAAGCCTTGGTGAATTTGGCCAAGGATGAGGGCTTTTTGAAGGAGTCGGTCGAGGTCCAGGTGGCCGACCACAGTGAGACGGTGGGGGATAAAGTTGTGATTGTGGAGCGAGCGAATCAGTTGGATGAGGACGAGaacaaggccaagaagtCTGATTGA
- the HTA1_2 gene encoding histone H2A (COG:B; EggNog:ENOG503P2TD): MSGGKGKASTSEKASTSRSAKAGLTFPVGRVHRLLRKGNYAQRVGSGAPVYLTSVLEYLSAEILELAGNAARDNKKSRIIPRHLQLAIRNDEELNKLLGDVTIAQGGVLPNIHQSLLPSKKAKDKASQEL; the protein is encoded by the coding sequence ATGTCCGGTGGTAAAGGTAAAGCTTCTACTAGTGAAAAGGCTTCGACTTCTAGATCTGCTAAGGCTGGTTTGACTTTCCCAGTTGGTAGAGTTCACAGATTGTTGAGAAAGGGTAACTACGCTCAAAGAGTTGGTTCCGGTGCTCCAGTCTACTTGACTTCTGTTTTGGAATACTTGTCTGCTGAAATTTTGGAATTGGCCGGTAACGCTGCCAgagacaacaagaagtccAGAATCATCCCAAGACACTTGCAATTGGCCATCAGAAACGATGAAGAATtaaacaagttgttgggtGATGTCACCATTGCTCAAGGTGGTGTCTTGCCAAACATTCACCAATCCTTGTTGCCATCCAAGAAGGCCAAGGATAAAGCTTCTCAAGAATTATAA
- the cwf29 gene encoding RNA-binding protein Cwf29 (COG:A; EggNog:ENOG503P2CR) produces the protein MNSINRINQINQQELDANVSDSASWHNDYKDSNYIFIGGLNAQLKEKDLIVIFSQYGLPTHIKLVKDSEKKENKGFGYLKYQQFQSCVLAVDNLNGVVVYDKKIRVDHCWFELRDDETEDSYWIDYDALVPKLPAIEYDKTEAKVKEVAIENNEGEDEDEFKDPMAQFLKKRSHDQDHKHKKRHRSDKSHRHSHHNRGNKPDDINE, from the coding sequence ATGAACTCCATCAATAGAATTAATCAGATAAACCAGCAGGAGTTGGATGCTAATGTTTCTGACTCGGCCTCTTGGCACAATGACTATAAGGATTCGAACTATATCTTTATTGGGGGGCTCAATGCACAGTTAAAAGAGAAAGACCTCATAGTTATATTCTCTCAGTATGGTCTTCCTACCCACATAAAACTAGTCAAAGACTCGGAAAAAAAGGAGAACAAAGGGTTCGGGTACTTGAAGTACCAACAGTTTCAGTCGTGTGTGCTAGCAGTTGATAACTTGAATGGAGTCGTGGTCTACGATAAGAAAATAAGGGTAGACCACTGTTGGTTTGAGTTGAGAGACGATGAAACTGAAGACAGCTATTGGATAGACTACGACGCTCTAGTGCCAAAATTACCTGCTATTGAATACGACAAGACAGAAGCAAAGGTGAAAGAAGTAGCCATTGAAAACAACGAgggagaagatgaagatgagtttaAGGATCCAATGGCCCAGTTTCTCAAAAAGAGGTCCCATGATCAAgaccacaaacacaagaaAAGACACCGGTCTGACAAAAGCCATCGCCACTCACATCACAACCGGGGAAACAAACCCGATGACATTAACGAATAA
- a CDS encoding uncharacterized protein (EggNog:ENOG503P7W7): MEKFSNWRDKGTGIAPFWPTQYPRVGAKLPLQVVLFVLKLPFFLLLLPFVLLGATASKHLCLKYLFNFGYVLPATKNGDFVIVNYSSPLLIFLLSSVVLIPDQEGTLYSYSPIQLLQHALGSDVKGTEVVELSKFTKSVVFCLIEGTPTNNKSVLKFIKLNSKYSLESFNLKTLIVKINPAYFNLPLPSSALKFFYNLLINSPSSISLKLVSHIRFDVDLSKAAFRNANLHTVNFSVSDKQEFYDYYLQKI; the protein is encoded by the coding sequence ATGGAGAAGTTTTCTAATTGGAGAGATAAAGGTACGGGTATAGCACCTTTCTGGCCTACACAGTACCCTCGTGTGGGTGCTAAGCTTCCCCTACAAgttgttttgtttgtgctTAAATTGccattcttcttgttgcTTTTGCCATTTGTACTCTTGGGTGCAACCGCTCTGAAACATTTATGTTTGAAATACCTATTCAACTTTGGGTATGTGCTACCAGCTACCAAGAATGGCGACTTTGTCATCGTCAATTACTCATCACCAttgttgatattcttgttGAGTAGCGTGGTGTTGATTCCCGATCAAGAAGGAACTCTTTATCTGTACTCACCTATTCAATTACTCCAACACGCTTTAGGATCAGACGTAAAGGGTACAGAAGTGGTGGAATTGTCAAAATTCACAAAGTCGGTGGTCTTCTGTTTAATAGAGGGAACACCCACTAATAACAAGTCGGTGTTAAAGTTCATTAAGTTGAACTCCAAATACTCTTTGGAATCATTTAACCTAAAGACATTGATTGTTAAAATCAACCCCGCTTACTTCAACTTGCCATTGCCGCTGCTGGCACTTAAGTTTTTCtacaacttgttgatcaactctCCAAGTTCTAtaagtttgaagttggtcTCCCATATCCGATTTGACGTAGACTTGAGTAAGGCAGCTTTTAGAAATGCTAATTTGCACACCGTGAACTTTTCCGTTTCAGATAAACAAGAGTTCTATGATTACTACTTGCAGAAAATATAA
- the HTB1_2 gene encoding histone H2B (EggNog:ENOG503P1WK; COG:B) has protein sequence MAPKAEKKPASKAPAEKKPAAKKTASTDAKKRTKTRKETYSSYIYKVLKQTHPDTGISQKAMSIMNSFVNDIFERIAGEASKLAAYNKKSTISAREIQTAVRLILPGELAKHAVSEGTRAVTKYSSASN, from the coding sequence ATGGCCCCAAAAGCTGAAAAGAAACCTGCCTCCAAAGCCCCAGCTGAAAAGAAGCCAGCTGCCAAGAAGACTGCTTCCACTGATGCTAAGAAGAGAACCAAGACCAGAAAGGAAACTTACTCTTCTTACATTTACAAGGTTTTGAAGCAAACTCACCCAGATACCGGTATTTCTCAAAAGGCCATGTCTATCATGAACTCTTTTGTCAACgatatctttgaaagaattgCTGGTGAAGCTTCTAAGTTGGCTGCttacaacaagaagtctaCCATCTCTGCCAGAGAAATCCAAACTGCCGTTAGATTAATCTTACCCGGTGAATTGGCTAAGCACGCTGTTTCTGAAGGTACCAGAGCCGTTACTAAATACTCTTCTGCTTCCAACTAA
- the SEC3 gene encoding GTP-Rho binding exocyst subunit (COG:U; EggNog:ENOG503PFR6): MMGAGTPASTSISTKIKEDCYNKFIKDNGQTVRESTYQAHLSVKEYSQYSANPPPANVPDSQLGSVKERILVLCTKYSGRVLLQKGKLNESKNQYQIGRTWDLEELKAITKAGADGLILSLNKDYYWKYEEGPDRIERFVKFLTRSYGMYMGKYPVLNGWSIEEFDLPLTAVKKPFGVNASTQEVSYPQPDAQLMKSKSLKRKNLPNPVLPSLPQPRQTSQSSFQQTGQSNVSVEDLYKDIDFTANGKLPMKPMKVITRSADISQTSLPESTGTSREYLNQTSDSHYPQSSMNHPYQSVAPARSETEFTNDSQSFIFGPEDIAEELPKQRTSQRANSSAQSQQSGSRKVSEQFETNAALHMQLEERLRQPNGIFDSSQDYGIEESNFTDEEELGKPINAVILEEESLKDVSQSSNIDSRDMGAIDSSIQEIEDFMDSQLNFGSRNKSISKSIMSLRAPATQNNVIVIDSSEADVSDDRSFLATENDTSNTHDYTEFETETDAEADLNVSKKTGTLQQDRDPEIEEILDELQWEIEDDCNTLIKKLTGELNKLKYNNVKELVNLDFSGDSKKEDLKTSLDEIENINHIFRKMEINFKILAPEISTIENNSQGLQVKSVNKKSLFKDLKSILDKVSMSARDLSAIENFKEFDRINMLQTVESQILNLYNALETIRQDQTRDIDDSDRLDSMNALKQYLSNYGSVSNRFIKHFLDFFKKQFSFRMDQLNSLDRIYPKSLYVELNSLTIYSTFTFFTKEISPGDFNDLKLFVTSRLADFLEKLLKMRIKTIKFSDSHAKFDTANASVSSRLESSELGSLKKSRTLRLASRRDKLIGKLGFSEEDHLPKVSAPSSPKVETPASEANYSNSLVTSTGIEDTKTIVDIVSDAKEISIILTNFIGQVFHYESNIFNLNDFMKFNPLEKRVENLDKAPIEVQNNYTNDLVSVLNSIFGNYNNLFTKKIVPIEYNIPVILLYLESLSNESQKENLDYFVFNFLKKVLDKYRHSWTKFVKGHIDMVNKSSVSSKSGILPCIKNVNQFFHLTESALDHRSRVYGDLDDSDTKTILAQSYKEITEACIHLFVKDDPLLKNTEFDEKERNHRNVSIMQNIFSLSEQLVLFNNERTNKVKSKLDTVFKKVQETYFSKLLNQNIGKIVEFVNNFEALTDNNVKAKKYNKKTVKTILSGYTTKDLGNRAGEIRRKLEKHFISGNNMFEKDLLDRLWSDMEKQFIMYFFRLDNILSRNYSDIEYHISKQEIHSIFRSLNS, from the exons ATGATGGGTGCTGGCACTCCAGCCTCAAC TAgcatttccaccaaaatcaaagagGATTGCTAcaacaagttcatcaaagaTAACGGCCAGACCGTTCGGGAATCGACATACCAAGCCCATCTCCTGGTGAAGGAATATTCTCAATACTCGGCCAACCCTCCACCTGCAAACGTTCCCGATAGCCAATTGGGGTCCGTCAAAGAACGTATATTGGTGTTGTGTACGAAGTACTCAGGAAGGGTGTTGTTGCAGAAAGGGAAACTCAATGAGCTGAAAAACCAGTatcaaattggaagaacctgggatcttgaagagttgaaggccatcaccaaagcTGGTGCTGACGGACTTATTTTGAGTCTCAACAAGGATTATTACTGGAAATACGAAGAGGGACCTGACAGAATCGAACGGtttgtcaagttcttgacaaGGTCTTATGGTATGTATATGGGAAAGTATCCGGTGTTAAATGGGTGGTCCATCGAAGAATTCGATTTACCACTTACCGCCGTCAAGAAACCATTTGGAGTGAATGCCTCTACACAAGAAGTGTCCTACCCTCAACCTGACGCACAACTCATGAAGTCCAAGTCTCTTAAGCGCAAGAACTTGCCTAACCCGGTGCTACCATCTCTACCGCAACCTCGACAAACATCTCAGTCTTCTTTCCAACAAACCGGTCAACTGAATGTATCTGTCGAGGATCTTTACAAGGATATAGACTTCACTGCCAATGGAAAATTGCCCATGAAGCCCATGAAAGTTATCACCCGGTCAGCTGATATTTCTCAAACCTCGTTGCCTGAAAGCACAGGAACAAGCAGAGAGTATTTGAACCAAACATCCGACTCTCATTATCCCCAGTCATCAATGAATCATCCTTACCAAAGCGTCGCTCCAGCAAGAAGTGAAACGGAATTTACCAATGATTCCCAGAGTTTTATCTTCGGCCCTGAAGACATAGCAGAAGAATTACCGAAGCAAAGGACTAGCCAAAGGGCAAATTCCTCGGCCCAATCTCAACAACTGGGATCCAGAAAGGTGTCTGAACAGTTTGAAACCAATGCGGCGCTACACATGcaattggaagaaagaTTAAGGCAACCTAATGGTATATTTGATTCAAGTCAGGACTACGGTATCGAAGAATCTAATTTTactgacgaagaagaactcgGAAAGCCTATAAATGCAGTTATTCTTGAAGAGGAAAGTCTCAAGGATGTCTCACAGTCAAGTAACATTGACAGTAGAGACATGGGTGCTATTGACTCTTccattcaagaaattgaggATTTCATGGACTCCCAATTAAACTTTGGGCTGAGAAACAAGTCCATATCCAAATCTATTATGTCCTTAAGAGCACCAGCAACTCAAAATAATGTCATAGTAATAGACTCCCTGGAAGCTGATGTACTGGATGACAGGAGCTTTTTGGCAACTGAAAACGACACTAGTAACACCCATGACTATACAGAGTTCGAGACCGAGACTGACGCTGAAGCAGACTTGAATGTCTCCAAGAAAACAGGTACTTTGCAACAAGATAGAGATCCTGAAATTGAGGAAATTTTAgatgaacttcaatgggaaattgaagatgattgCAATACTcttatcaagaaattgacaggcgaattgaacaagttgaagtacaaCAATGTTAAAGAGCTTGTAAATTTGGATTTTAGTGGTGACTCTAAgaaagaagacttgaaaacGTCTTTGGATGAGATCGAAAATATCAACCACATCTTTAGAAAAATGgagatcaacttcaagatcttggctCCCGAAATTAGtaccattgaaaacaatTCCCAGGGTTTACAAGTCAAATCTGTAAACAAAAAGTCGCTATTCAAAGATCTCAAGTCGATATTGGATAAAGTTAGTATGTCTGCAAGGGACTTATCTGCAATCGAAAATTTCAAAGAGTTTGACAGAATCAATATGTTACAGACCGTTGAATCACAGATCTTGAATCTATACAATGCTTTAGAGACGATTAGACAAGATCAAACGCGGGATATTGATGATTCGGATCGCTTGGATTCTATGAATGCGTTGAAGCAGTATCTTTCAAATTATGGATCTGTCTCGAACAGATTCATCAAacattttcttgattttttcaaaaaacaATTCTCCTTTAGAATGGATCAGTTAAACTCGTTGGACAGAATATATCCCAAGTCATTGTATGTGGAATTAAACAGTCTCACAATCTATTCTACGTTTACATTTTTTACCAAGGAAATCTCTCCCGGTGACTTTaacgacttgaagttgtttgtgACATCCAGATTGGCTGACTTCCttgagaagttgttgaagatgagaatCAAGACAATCAAGTTTTCTGATTCTCATGCTAAGTTTGACACAGCAAATGCTTCAGTATCATCTAGGCTTGAGAGTTCTGAGCTTGGTTcgttgaaaaaatcaagaactttgagGCTAGCCTCCAGAAgagacaagttgattggGAAGTTGGGCTTCTCAGAGGAAGATCATTTACCCAAAGTATCTGCTCCTTCTTCGCCAAAAGTGGAAACCCCCGCTTCCGAAGCCAATTAttccaactcgttggtAACCTCTACGGGGATTGAAGATACCAAGACcattgttgatattgtGAGTgatgccaaagaaattTCAATCATATTAACGAACTTCATTGGGCAAGTGTTTCATTATGAAAGTAATATTTTCAACTTAAACGACTTTATGAAATTCAATCCACTTGAAAAAAGAGTTGAAAACCTAGATAAGGCTCCAATTGAGGTACAAAATAACTACACAAATGACTTGGTATCGGTATTGAACTCTATTTTTGGTAATTATAATAACttgttcaccaagaagattGTGCCTATCGAGTACAACATTCCGGTTATTTTATTGTACTTGGAGTCGTTATCAAACGAGTCTCAAAAGGAGAACCTTGATTACTTCgtgttcaatttcttgaagaaggtcTTGGATAAGTATAGGCATAGCTGGACCAAGTTTGTTAAAGGTCATATAGACATGGTGAACAAATCTTCTGTCAGTTCAAAAAGTGGAATTCTTCCCTGTATTAAGAATGTTAACCAATTTTTCCATTTGACAGAATCAGCGTTAGACCATCGTTCTAGAGTTTATGGTGACTTGGATGACTCTGACACCAAGACTATTTTGGCTCAGTCTTACAAGGAAATTACAGAAGCCTGTATTCATTTATTCGTTAAAGATGACCCcttattgaagaacacTGAATTCGATGAGAAGGAAAGAAACCACAGAAATGTTAGCATCATGCAGAATATCTTCAGCCTCTCAGAGCAGTTGGTATTATTCAATAACGAAAGAACGAATAaagtcaaatccaagttggatacTGTTTTTAAGAAGGTTCAAGAGACGTATTTCAGCAAACTATTGAACCAGAATATTGGCAAAATCGTTGAATTTGTCAACAATTTCGAAGCCTTGACCGATAATAACGTCAAGGCTAAAAAGTACAATAAGAAAACCGTGAAGACAATTTTATCGGGATACACTACCAAGGATCTAGGCAACAGAGCTGGAGAAATTCGGCGGAAGCTCGAAAAGCATTTTATTTCTGGCAATAATATGTTTGAAAAGGATTTGTTAGACAGGCTTTGGAGTGATATGGAGAAGCAGTTCATCATGTACTTTTTCAGATTGGACAATATTCTTTCAAGAAACTATAGTGACATCGAGTATCATATTTCCAAGCAAGAGATTCATTCCATCTTTAGATCTCTTAATTCGTAA
- the sec66 gene encoding Translocation protein S66 (COG:U; EggNog:ENOG503NXUE; BUSCO:EOG09264TQ5) — protein sequence MDEENPQSQINISVFTPIIYLCILLSCFIAFSVIYRRRRVNNLAKVVPIFEENHSANVYAFLNSQYSDPELPKDQKPHEKVMKAALLRRGVEAIRRSLRLKEAEPVYKTLYQDGLIGDDVFQQFNIQLKLQELEINEIVQQCESFKKNWAQSFFKVAQEICFNEALRRRLYSMSERKVDLSEVWEYYADKSETEVAKKIDSIEPPSGASGVEVSSSKAKKNKNKKKA from the coding sequence ATGGACGAAGAAAACCCACAATCACAAATAAATATCTCGGTGTTCACGCCCATAATCTACTTGTGTATCTTGCTATCATGTTTCATTGCATTCTCGGTCATCTACAGGCGTAGAAGAGTCAAtaacttggccaaggtgGTACCTATTTTCGAAGAAAACCACTCCGCTAATGTGTATGCATTTTTGAACAGCCAGTATTCGGATCCCGAATTGCCCAAGGATCAGAAACCTCATGAAAAGGTCATGAAGGCCGCGTTGTTGAGAAGAGGTGTCGAGGCCATAAGAAGGTCGTTGAGAttgaaagaagcagaaCCCGTCTATAAAACTTTATACCAGGACGGCTTGATTGGAGACGACGTGTTCCAACAGTTTAACATTCAGCTCAAACTCCAGGAattggaaatcaatgaaatcgTCCAGCAGTGTGAATCGTTCAAAAAGAACTGGGCCCAGCTGTTCTTTAAAGTGGCACAAGAAATCTGCTTTAATGAAGctttgagaagaagattgtACTCCATGTCCGAAAGAAAGGTCGACTTGTCGGAAGTGTGGGAGTACTACGCCGACAAGTCCGAGACAGAGGTGGCCAAGAAGATTGATTCTATAGAGCCACCACTGGGAGCTTCTGGAGTGGAAGTGTCGAGttccaaggccaagaagaacaagaacaagaagaaggcatAA
- the MRP8 gene encoding mitochondrial ribosomal protein (EggNog:ENOG503P20D; COG:S): MPEATIKELQDKINALSGIVEKQSVLISKTGQQLIEMQVKNVKRSMKDTGSSTPAANVDMSDYVTNEDIVQLVGELQSQLDLVEDRSISRLFNASLDKDSQLIHIIPNRDGEITDLFPQTLADFRALDKSDVIQLCEFYELITPGAENLDKLLSDTTSETVAQAHQVLDSGAEAKLKASDEEVKGMKKELARYFGLVKYEESS; the protein is encoded by the coding sequence ATGCCTGAGGCAACCATAAAAGAACTCCAAGACAAAATCAACGCCTTGAGCGGGATCGTTGAAAAGCAGTCGGTGCTTATCTCCAAGACGGGGCAGCAGTTGATCGAAATGCAGGTCAAAAATGTCAAGCGTAGCATGAAAGATACGGGCTCGTCTACGCCCGCTGCCAATGTTGACATGTCTGACTACGTGACAAACGAAGATATCGTGCAGTTGGTGGGTGAACTACAGTCGCAGTTGGACTTGGTAGAGGACCGATCCATCAGCCGATTGTTCAATGCGAGCTTGGATAAAGACAGCCAGTTGATCCATATCATTCCTAATAGAGATGGGGAAATCACCGATTTGTTCCCCCAGACGTTGGCAGATTTCCGTGCATTGGACAAAAGTGACGTGATCCAGTTGTGTGAGTTCTACGAGTTGATTACGCCTGGTGCcgaaaacttggacaagttgcTCAGTGATACGACGCTGGAGACAGTTGCTCAGGCTCACCAGGTATTGGACAGTGGGGCGGAGGCGAAGTTGAAGGCGAGTGACGAGGAAGTGAAGgggatgaagaaggagttGGCCCGGTACTTTGGGTTGGTGAAGTATGAGGAGAGTAGCTGA
- the BST1 gene encoding GPI inositol deacylase (COG:U; BUSCO:EOG09262KN8; EggNog:ENOG503NVMH), which yields MARCFKIPITLVGIVLWVALVSLYNYQLVGSDTPGCRPVRMGPSYARILGFDLSYTQYASKYSLYLYREQGKDLRPKASNNYRLDGTPVLFIPGNAGSYRQVRSIASKTSNIIADKQYDGFNSKHGKLDFFTADFNEDFTAFHGRTMLDQAEYLNEAIKFILSLYSQDEVPPKSVIIIGHSMGGIVARVLPTLPNYQEDSIKVMITLSSPHSKSPLTFDRDIMKVYRAVNEFWHEAYYGNSELSDVASARLRDVSILSITGGSSDMTLPADYTTMKGLVPDSNGFTVFSTGIPGVWTPIDHLAIVWCDQLRTVLSNALLDIMDVGSSEKVVGLDERMQLLKNRFLAGFEKADSDEVLSSVTLKLDKANVHQQASKSVIKTSVSVSSVFKIGANETFSLLSLEKPLDSCVYLCSDSIRPETIHDMTDESTSEFVSFSCHDYSSMVNMIPKSNDVESIKDSSIRDKTSPYYGLRLDPDVVNEYSHLVVTGLDSLVELKESPLVEVRPGWLGSSFKVPSGLRTTVRLKGVRSSLMSYDVSYKKLDFNPIIRQFINEETKWHIDNEFNLNFHGQAPYLPPVGEDLQLEVWTGHVGDQTPLTVHIKPNFLVRLKLLIIRYRITILSYGLIVNLLVFAFQLKEYEKTNKFPTYQKTLDKLLTSECLRDLVCILSVLIRSADVSSIVRKIIAFVHLEVTEVNGLGVSGSFFLHLMFLTLSVCINVLINLLVTSFLKSGGLIKLPKPNLKVKNIVLALMVLLTIVYLPYQVIYVVLTVTQLLKTLGLKNNNEINYNVIMFMMMIWILPINVPIIVVLVHNLTVNWKTSFSSHHNILSIVPIIYLVNYKNIIRLKYTNVIIVYLAYFMSYCFFYGSINTFWLYQLFNYMCILLIVVDNEWIHRDIK from the coding sequence ATGGCCAGGTGCTTTAAAATACCTATCACTTTAGTGGGGATTGTGCTATGGGTGGCACTTGTCTCACTCTATAATTACCAGTTGGTGGGCTCCGACACCCCTGGGTGCCGCCCCGTCCGAATGGGGCCCAGCTACGCCCGTATCTTGGGATTCGATCTTCTGTACACCCAGTACGCATCAAAGTACTCGTTGTATTTGTACCGAGAACAAGGTAAAGACTTGCGGCCCAAGGCCTCCAACAACTACCGCTTGGACGGAACACCGGTACTTTTCATCCCTGGGAATGCCGGCAGCTACCGACAGGTACGGTCCATTGCatccaaaacttcaaataTAATCGCCGACAAACAATACGACGgcttcaactccaagcaTGGCAAACTCGATTTTTTCACCGCCGACTTCAACGAAGACTTCACCGCTTTCCATGGTAGAACCATGTTGGACCAGGCCGAATACCTCAACGAGGCTATTAAATTCATACTAAGTCTATATTCTCAAGACGAGGTTCCTCCCAAGTCGGTTATAATAATAGGCCATTCTATGGGCGGTATCGTGGCCCGCGTGCTACCGACACTCCCCAACTATCAGGAAGACTCCATAAAGGTGATGATTACTCTCTCATCGCCACACTCCAAGTCTCCGTTGACCTTTGATAGAGATATCATGAAGGTTTACAGAGCCGTGAATGAGTTTTGGCACGAGGCATACTACGGCAACAGCGAGTTGTCAGATGTCGCCAGTGCTCGTTTACGAGATGTTTCGATCTTGTCCATTACAGGGGGCTCGTCGGATATGACTTTGCCCGCAGACTACACCACCATGAAGGGCTTGGTACCCGATTCCAACGGGTTCACGGTATTTTCCACGGGGATTCCTGGAGTTTGGACCCCGATTGACCACTTGGCAATCGTTTGGTGTGACCAGCTACGAACGGTGTTGCTGAACGCGTTGTTGGATATCATGGATGTCGGCAGCAGTGAGAAGGTTGTGGGTTTGGATGAAAGAATGCAGTTGCTCAAGAACCGGTTTCTTGCTGGGTTCGAGAAAGCAGACCTGGACGAGGTTCTTAGTTCAGTGACCTTGAAGCTCGACAAAGCCAatgttcaccaacaagCTTCCAAATCCGTGATCAAGACGTCGGTGTCTGTCTCTAGTGTGTTCAAAATTGGTGCCAACGAGACGTTTCTGCTCTTGAGCCTTGAAAAACCTTTGGACTCGTGCGTTTACTTGTGCAGTGATAGCATCAGGCCCGAAACCATCCATGATATGACTGACGAAAGTACCAGTGAATTTGTCTCATTCTCGTGCCATGACTATAGCTCCATGGTAAACATGATACCAAAATCCAACGATGTGGAGTCGATAAAAGATTCAAGCATAAGGGACAAGACCTCACCGTACTATGGTCTTCGATTGGATCCTGATGTTGTCAATGAATACAGCCATTTGGTCGTCACGGGTCTTGATTCGCTTgttgagttgaaggagcTGCCACTAGTGGAAGTGAGGCCAGGCTGGTTGGGTAGTCTGTTTAAAGTTCCCTCGGGGTTGAGAACAACCGTCAGATTAAAGGGAGTACGAAGCAGCCTCATGTCGTATGATGTGAGttacaagaagttggacttTAATCCAATCATAAGGCAGTTCATCAATGAAGAGACTAAATGGCATATCGACAATGAATTTAATTTAAATTTCCATGGCCAAGCCCCATACTTACCTCCTGTGGGTGAAGACTTACAGCTAGAGGTCTGGACTGGACATGTCGGGGACCAAACCCCTCTTACTGTACACATCAAACCCAATTTTCTCGTGAGACTCAAGTTGCTTATCATCAGATACAGAATCACCATTTTGAGCTATGGGTTGATCGTAAACTTGCTTGTGTTTGCATTCCAGCTCAAGGAGTATGAAAAGACAAACAAGTTTCCCACCTATCAAAAGACCCTTGACAAGTTGTTGACTCTGGAGTGTCTCCGTGACCTAGTATGTATTTTACTGGTGCTAATCAGGTCAGCGGACGTACTGAGTATTGTAAGGAAAATTATTGCATTTGTTCATCTCGAGGTCACTGAGGTCAACGGGTTGGGCGTTTCTGgctccttcttcttgcaCCTCATGTTTTTGACTTTGAGTGTCTGCATTAATGTGTTAATAAACCTTCTTGTTACCAGTTTCCTTAAACTGGGAGGACTAATCAAGTTGCCCAAGCCGAACCTAAAGGTGAAAAATATTGTGCTTGCTTTGATGGTTCTCCTCACAATCGTCTACTTGCCCTACCAAGTGATATATGTGGTACTTACAGTGACACAACTACTCAAGACTCTCGGGTTGAAAAATAATAATGAAATTAACTATAATGTGATAATGTTCATGATGATGATCTGGATCCTTCCCATCAACGTACCGATTATTGTGGTGCTTGTACACAATCTAACTGTTAATTGGAAAACACTGTTCAGCTCTCATCATAATATTCTTTCGATTGTTCCCATCATCTATTTGGTCAACTACAAAAACATTATCCGGCTTAAATACACCAATGTGATTATTGTGTACTTGGCATACTTTATGAGTTATTGTTTCTTCTACGGAAGCATAAACACGTTCTGGTTATATCAGCTTTTTAACTACATGTGCATTTTATTAATAGTTGTTGACAACGAGTGGATCCACCGGGACATCAAATAG